A window of the Fulvia fulva chromosome 3, complete sequence genome harbors these coding sequences:
- a CDS encoding RNA polymerase I-specific transcription initiation factor rrn3 produces MVSFAAPLSAMLPPPVPTPKRPSMSLKRDSSYLDTDDEAGLSVTTKKLKVAFDDHVDVRILDDWNDKSMDLVREEVKAGIEHHLAPGDQQNDTQYAKLLQTLGQDGFAGDAPSPRLLKKYIIGITERIPLLGECGKLVTAVLDLSWIGRDEEFVAIYTRFLVMLASTHSKFVGTMMDRLVAHFESLPSSTGKFPGEDPVPRSTMFSRIHSTIRRLHDASPASSKKLMSMLRHSFPTDLSSTKGYLQYQKHLLRLSDEVPELKAEIIAEIVQKLVNIDVSIQDDLEDLDDDEEESLLQGPQSRHLNDDDDADDDSDIDSISESELTTTEEEQKLKDLRLKVAKMDGTQDLLFEYYEPSFRADVSPRHNDAFQELLAQFESFIMRARSRHAQFLLFHFAQISPAYANAFVDYLLKLTIGNGQQNIRLTACAYLASFTARGSHLNSDIVQDVVGTLCRLLEEMRRRYEPSSTGPDRKSFSVYYAVAQALLYIFCFRWRDLVVHTAAADSDTEDMLEEDVLAEGRDLVWMSGLKETLTLNIHSRLNPLKVASSAIVGEFAKIANHLRFLYVFSILERNKRIRLGNVISYRSGGVDIGRRETAMDRKTGDEHHQLEAYFPFDPYHLPQSKRWLEGEYNEWVLPRGMKRDEEDEEDSDQEEDYESDEDDIPEDLTGQPLGMHAADAISVSD; encoded by the coding sequence ATGGTCTCTTTCGCAGCGCCCCTAAGCGCCATGCTGCCGCCACCAGTCCCGACGCCAAAACGACCATCCATGAGTCTGAAGCGAGACAGCTCATACCTAGACACCGACGACGAAGCGGGACTGTCCGTCACCACGAAAAAGCTGAAGGTTGCCTTTGACGACCATGTCGATGTGCGAATTCTGGACGACTGGAACGACAAGAGCATGGACCTGGTGAGAGAAGAGGTCAAGGCCGGCATAGAACATCATCTGGCGCCCGGCGATCAACAAAACGATACACAATATGCCAAACTCCTGCAGACGCTTGGGCAGGATGGTTTCGCGGGGGATGCGCCGAGCCCGAGGCTGCTGAAGAAGTACATCATTGGCATCACCGAGCGGATACCGTTGCTGGGCGAGTGTGGGAAGCTTGTCACCGCAGTCCTGGATTTGTCGTGGATTGGCCGTGATGAGGAGTTCGTTGCGATATACACCAGATTCCTTGTTATGCTCGCCAGCACACACTCCAAGTTTGTGGGCACCATGATGGACCGCCTTGTCGCACACTTCGAGAGCCTGCCATCATCGACCGGAAAGTTCCCAGGCGAGGATCCCGTCCCCAGATCTACCATGTTCTCCAGAATACACTCGACCATCCGCAGGCTTCACGATGCCAGCCCAGCTTCTAGCAAGAAGCTGATGTCCATGTTGCGTCACTCGTTTCCGACCGACCTCTCTTCGACCAAAGGATATCTGCAGTACCAAAAACACCTTCTGCGACTTTCGGACGAAGTGCCGGAGCTCAAGGCCGAAATCATTGCAGAGATTGTGCAAAAGCTTGTCAACATTGATGTGTCCATTCAGGATGATTTGGAGGATCTGGATGACGATGAAGAGGAGAGCTTGCTGCAAGGTCCGCAGTCTCGTCATCTGAACGACGACGACGATGCCGACGACGATAGCGACATCGACTCGATCTCTGAATCAGAGTTGACAACAACCGAAGAAGAACAAAAGCTGAAGGATCTGCGGCTCAAAGTGGCCAAGATGGACGGCACGCAAGATCTGCTCTTCGAATACTACGAGCCTTCGTTCAGGGCAGACGTGTCGCCTCGTCACAATGACGCTTTCCAGGAGCTTCTTGCGCAATTTGAGAGCTTCATTATGCGCGCTCGCTCGAGGCATGCGCAGTTCCTCCTCTTCCACTTCGCACAGATTTCGCCGGCGTACGCCAACGCCTTTGTCGACTACCTACTCAAATTGACTATTGGCAATGGCCAGCAGAACATCCGACTCACTGCGTGCGCATACCTCGCAAGCTTCACTGCACGTGGATCACACCTCAACAGCGACATCGTCCAAGATGTGGTAGGAACGCTCTGCCGCTTGTTGGAAGAGATGCGTCGTCGATACGAGCCAAGTTCGACAGGACCGGACCGAAAGTCCTTCAGCGTGTACTACGCTGTTGCGCAGGCCCTTCTTTACATCTTCTGCTTCAGATGGCGGGACTTGGTCGTACACACCGCCGCAGCTGACTCCGATACCGAGGACATGCTCGAGGAAGATGTGCTGGCAGAGGGACGGGACCTTGTCTGGATGAGTGGCCTCAAGGAGACACTGACCTTGAACATTCATTCTCGTCTGAATCCACTGAAGGTCGCTTCATCCGCCATCGTCGGTGAATTCGCCAAGATCGCGAACCATCTGCGGttcctctacgtattctcgATACTGGAGCGCAACAAGCGCATCAGACTCGGCAACGTTATCTCCTACCGATCTGGTGGCGTTGACATTGGTCGAAGAGAGACCGCCATGGACCGCAAGACCGGCGACGAGCATCATCAACTCGAAGCATATTTTCCATTCGATCCTTACCACCTACCACAAAGCAAGAGATGGCTCGAAGGCGAGTACAACGAATGGGTCTTACCGCGAGGTATGAAGCGAGATGAGGAAGATGAGGAAGACAGTGATCAAGAGGAGGACTATGAAAGCGATGAGGATGACATACCCGAAGACTTGACGGGACAGCCACTTGGCATGCACGCAGCAGATGCTATTTCAGTAAGCGATTGA